In a single window of the Streptomyces sp. NBC_00285 genome:
- a CDS encoding branched-chain amino acid aminotransferase: MTTPTIELKPSASPLSDAEREAILTNPGFGRHFTDHMVVIKWTEGRGWHDGQLVPYAPISLDPATMVLHYAQEIFEGLKAYRQPDGTVATFRPEKNAERFQRSAHRLGMPELPVETFIEACDVLVQQDQDWVPAHGGEESLYLRPFMIATEVGLGVKPANEYLFMVIASPAGAYFPGGVKPVSIWLSEDRVRAVPGGMGDAKTGGNYAASLLAQAEAAAKGCDQVCYLDAVEHTWVEELGGMNLYFVYGDRIVTPTLTGSILEGVTRDSLLAVARDLGYGSEESRVSVDQWQRDSENGTLTEVFACGTAAVITPVGTVKRAGAEWRQSGGEPGEVTLKLRQALLDIQRGTAEDKHGWMHKLG; encoded by the coding sequence ATGACGACGCCCACGATCGAGCTCAAGCCCTCGGCCTCGCCACTTTCCGATGCGGAACGCGAGGCGATCCTGACCAACCCCGGGTTCGGCCGCCACTTCACCGACCACATGGTGGTCATCAAGTGGACCGAGGGCCGCGGCTGGCACGACGGCCAGCTCGTCCCGTACGCGCCGATCTCCCTCGACCCCGCCACGATGGTCCTGCACTACGCGCAGGAGATCTTCGAGGGACTCAAGGCGTACCGCCAGCCCGACGGCACCGTCGCCACCTTCCGGCCCGAGAAGAACGCCGAGCGCTTCCAGCGGTCCGCGCACCGGCTCGGCATGCCCGAGCTGCCCGTCGAGACCTTCATCGAGGCCTGTGACGTGCTGGTGCAGCAGGACCAGGACTGGGTCCCGGCGCACGGTGGCGAGGAGTCCCTCTACCTGCGCCCCTTCATGATCGCCACCGAGGTCGGCCTGGGCGTCAAGCCGGCCAACGAGTACCTCTTCATGGTCATCGCCTCCCCGGCCGGCGCCTACTTCCCCGGCGGCGTCAAGCCGGTCTCCATCTGGCTCTCCGAGGACCGCGTCCGCGCCGTCCCCGGCGGCATGGGCGACGCGAAGACCGGCGGCAACTACGCCGCGTCCCTCCTCGCCCAGGCCGAGGCCGCCGCCAAGGGCTGCGACCAGGTCTGCTACCTCGACGCGGTCGAGCACACGTGGGTCGAGGAACTCGGCGGCATGAACCTGTACTTCGTGTACGGCGACCGGATCGTCACGCCCACCCTCACCGGCTCGATCCTGGAGGGCGTCACCCGCGACTCCCTGCTCGCCGTCGCCCGCGACCTCGGGTACGGGTCCGAGGAGAGCCGGGTCTCCGTCGACCAGTGGCAGCGCGACTCCGAGAACGGCACCCTCACCGAGGTCTTCGCCTGCGGTACGGCGGCCGTGATCACCCCGGTCGGCACGGTCAAGCGCGCGGGCGCCGAGTGGCGGCAGTCCGGCGGCGAGCCCGGCGAGGTCACGCTGAAGCTCCGCCAGGCCCTCCTGGACATCCAGCGCGGCACGGCCGAGGACAAGCACGGCTGGATGCACAAGCTGGGCTGA
- a CDS encoding KamA family radical SAM protein yields MSSTHHLAPSPGSPRFRAFTPRDLDGLLQRVSLTADQRLALRAVSAVLPFRTNTYVLDELIDWTAAPDDPIFRLTFPQEGMLPPPELRRMKDLLAREAPKAEVLRAAHEIRMKLNPHPSGQLDANVPVHEGQRLTGLQHKYPETVLVFPRQGQTCHAYCTYCFRWPQFVGEAELRIATDDIGTTSAYLRAHSEVTSALITGGDPLVMSTEVLRRYVEPLLEIDTIRSIRIGTKSLAFWPYRFTRDRDADDLLRLFEKVVASGRHLALMAHFTHPRELRPPVVREAMRRVRDTGAVIRCQGPLVAGINDSAEAWAELWEETTTLGAVPYYQFVERDTGPQGYFGVPLARGHEIFRDAYSRVSGLARTVRGPVMSAMPGKVCVDGVAEIAGEKVFVLHLIQARDPSLVDRPFFAAYDEGATWFTDLKPAFGASEFLPGLEPG; encoded by the coding sequence ATGAGTTCAACGCACCACCTCGCTCCCTCTCCGGGGAGCCCCCGCTTCCGCGCCTTCACGCCCCGTGACCTGGACGGACTGCTCCAGCGAGTCTCCCTGACAGCCGATCAGCGGCTCGCCCTGCGCGCGGTGTCGGCGGTCCTGCCGTTCCGGACGAACACCTATGTGCTCGACGAGCTCATCGACTGGACGGCGGCACCCGACGACCCGATCTTCCGGCTGACCTTCCCCCAGGAGGGGATGCTGCCGCCGCCCGAACTGCGCCGGATGAAGGACCTGCTGGCCAGGGAGGCCCCGAAGGCGGAGGTGCTCCGCGCGGCCCACGAGATCCGGATGAAGCTCAACCCGCACCCCTCCGGCCAGCTCGACGCCAACGTCCCGGTGCACGAGGGACAGCGTCTGACCGGCCTCCAGCACAAGTACCCCGAGACGGTGCTGGTCTTCCCGCGCCAGGGCCAGACCTGCCACGCCTACTGCACGTACTGCTTCCGCTGGCCCCAGTTCGTCGGCGAGGCCGAACTGCGCATCGCGACCGACGACATCGGGACCACGTCCGCCTATCTGCGCGCCCACTCCGAGGTCACCAGCGCCCTGATCACCGGCGGCGACCCGCTGGTGATGAGCACCGAGGTGCTGCGCCGCTACGTCGAGCCGCTGCTGGAGATCGACACGATCCGCTCGATCCGGATCGGCACCAAGTCCCTCGCGTTCTGGCCGTACCGCTTCACCCGCGACCGTGATGCCGACGACCTCCTGCGGCTCTTCGAGAAGGTGGTGGCGAGCGGCCGGCATCTCGCCCTGATGGCCCACTTCACGCATCCGCGGGAACTGCGTCCCCCCGTCGTACGGGAGGCGATGCGCCGGGTCCGTGACACCGGTGCCGTGATCCGCTGCCAGGGCCCGCTGGTGGCCGGTATCAACGACAGTGCCGAGGCGTGGGCCGAGCTGTGGGAGGAGACGACCACGCTGGGGGCGGTGCCGTACTACCAGTTCGTCGAGCGGGACACCGGCCCCCAGGGCTACTTCGGTGTGCCGCTGGCCCGCGGCCACGAGATCTTCCGCGACGCCTATTCGCGCGTCTCGGGCCTCGCCCGTACCGTTCGCGGCCCGGTGATGTCGGCGATGCCGGGCAAGGTGTGCGTGGACGGCGTCGCCGAGATCGCCGGTGAGAAGGTCTTCGTCCTGCACCTGATCCAGGCCCGCGACCCGTCCCTGGTCGACCGCCCGTTCTTCGCGGCCTACGACGAGGGCGCGACCTGGTTCACCGACCTGAAGCCGGCGTTCGGCGCGAGCGAGTTCCTGCCGGGGCTGGAGCCGGGGTGA
- a CDS encoding TolB family protein produces the protein MSRAAICCSGAALLVALTATIATAAPPLTATAAPHGPKIQRVSTAADGSQADGTSDDAAISADGRHVTFVSIAPSFGCERYAPCLLVKDVADGRITRIDLGSGTTYNSPMPSADGSRIAFSAGTRFSAPYLYDRATGRAEKLWPQDPPGFNELGSVQSISPDGTHIAYTVGNRNGPENTRLLYVRDTATGTDTLISPAEEGQKGGASVSGDGKRIAYSVRGDAEGDDPNDVYVKDRVTGKRTQVDADLGVAYLIRITADGRRVLLDADSGIYVHDLRTGVSRRVADGRAFSVTADGRYAVVAGEDGQRVRDLRTGLRGTVLPPTAQVGEAGLADKGRTVAFNARESHLVPGDTNGETDVFVLSGKLSRNPAPLPSVTERISTTREGQQRSVASYDPVMGQDKVVSFTSDGDVFVNASGGVSEVNSSTQKPSSEGSPCYSGRMVGYAGPLASDGGPGVHVRNRSVGKLTSIGSYQGVRFTWVGQPVVDPTCQWLTYVATLPATATEPDPQPRVYRFKFNGGTIDVVSAPTGGAAGNPSVNYNARYIAFEQGGDVYVRDLDTGALEKAGKHATAPSLSADGRKIAYQQGRYAVVRDLDTGATNRVRGTQPSLAGTGTALAYTSGRSVYLLELATGKRQLVSVDRWGGRNDLPAGHPSVNADGTVVAFESTSPDLVAGDTNGVADVFLRTVQ, from the coding sequence ATGTCCAGAGCCGCCATCTGCTGTTCAGGCGCGGCCTTACTCGTCGCGCTCACCGCAACCATCGCGACCGCCGCACCTCCGCTCACCGCGACCGCCGCACCTCATGGACCGAAGATCCAGCGCGTCAGCACCGCCGCCGACGGCAGCCAGGCCGACGGCACGTCGGACGACGCCGCGATCAGCGCCGACGGCCGCCACGTCACGTTCGTGTCCATCGCGCCGAGCTTCGGCTGCGAGCGCTACGCGCCGTGTCTGCTCGTGAAGGACGTGGCCGACGGCCGGATCACCAGGATCGACCTCGGCAGCGGGACCACGTACAACTCTCCGATGCCGAGCGCCGACGGCAGCCGTATCGCCTTCTCCGCGGGCACCCGGTTCTCGGCGCCCTACCTGTACGACCGCGCCACCGGCCGTGCGGAGAAGCTGTGGCCGCAGGACCCGCCCGGCTTCAACGAGTTGGGGAGCGTGCAGTCGATCAGCCCGGACGGCACGCACATCGCCTACACCGTCGGCAACCGCAACGGCCCGGAGAACACCAGGTTGCTGTACGTCCGCGACACGGCCACCGGCACCGACACGCTGATCTCTCCCGCCGAGGAGGGCCAGAAGGGCGGGGCCTCGGTAAGTGGTGACGGGAAGCGGATCGCCTACTCGGTCCGGGGGGACGCCGAGGGGGACGACCCGAACGACGTGTACGTCAAGGACCGGGTCACGGGCAAGCGGACCCAGGTCGACGCGGACCTCGGTGTCGCCTACCTGATCCGCATCACCGCGGACGGCCGCCGGGTCCTGCTCGACGCCGACAGCGGCATCTACGTCCACGACCTGCGCACAGGTGTGTCGCGGCGCGTGGCCGACGGAAGGGCCTTCTCTGTCACGGCGGACGGCCGGTACGCCGTCGTCGCGGGCGAGGACGGGCAGCGGGTGCGCGACCTGCGGACGGGGCTGCGGGGGACCGTCCTTCCGCCGACGGCCCAGGTGGGGGAGGCCGGGCTGGCCGACAAGGGGCGCACGGTGGCCTTCAACGCGCGCGAGTCCCACCTGGTGCCCGGCGACACCAACGGGGAGACGGACGTGTTCGTCCTCTCCGGGAAGCTGAGCAGGAATCCGGCACCCCTGCCGTCCGTCACCGAGCGGATCAGCACCACGAGGGAGGGGCAGCAGCGGTCCGTGGCGTCGTACGACCCGGTGATGGGTCAGGACAAGGTCGTCTCCTTCACGTCGGACGGTGACGTGTTCGTCAACGCGTCGGGCGGTGTCTCCGAGGTCAACTCCAGTACGCAGAAGCCGTCGTCCGAGGGATCGCCCTGCTACAGCGGACGCATGGTCGGCTATGCGGGCCCGCTCGCATCCGACGGCGGCCCGGGCGTCCACGTCCGCAACCGCTCGGTCGGCAAGCTCACCAGCATCGGCTCTTACCAGGGCGTCCGCTTCACCTGGGTGGGGCAACCCGTGGTGGACCCCACCTGCCAGTGGCTCACCTACGTCGCCACGCTGCCCGCCACCGCGACCGAGCCGGACCCGCAGCCCCGTGTCTACCGCTTCAAGTTCAACGGCGGCACCATCGACGTGGTCAGCGCTCCCACGGGCGGGGCCGCGGGCAACCCGTCGGTCAACTACAACGCCCGGTACATCGCCTTCGAGCAGGGCGGCGACGTCTACGTCCGTGACCTGGACACCGGCGCTCTGGAGAAGGCCGGCAAGCACGCGACGGCGCCCTCCCTCAGTGCGGACGGCCGCAAGATCGCGTACCAGCAGGGGCGTTACGCCGTGGTCCGCGACCTCGACACCGGCGCCACGAACCGGGTCAGGGGCACCCAGCCCTCGCTCGCCGGGACCGGCACGGCTCTCGCGTACACCTCGGGCCGTTCCGTGTATCTGCTCGAACTCGCCACCGGAAAACGCCAGTTGGTCAGCGTGGACCGCTGGGGCGGCCGCAACGACCTGCCGGCCGGGCACCCTTCCGTCAACGCCGACGGCACGGTCGTCGCGTTCGAGTCGACGTCACCCGATCTGGTGGCGGGGGACACCAACGGGGTGGCGGACGTGTTCCTGCGGACAGTGCAGTGA
- the cimA gene encoding citramalate synthase, with translation MTATSELDDQFHVFDTTLRDGAQREGINLTVADKLAIARHLDDFGVGFIEGGWPGANPRDTEFFARARQEIDFKHAQLVAFGATRRAGAKASEDPQVKALLDSGAEVITLVAKSHDRHVELALRTTLDENLEMVRDSVSFLVSQGRRVFVDCEHFFDGYRANPEYAKAVVRAASEAGASVVILCDTNGGMLPAQIQAVVATVLADTGARLGIHTQDDTGCAVANTLAAVDAGATHVQCTANGYGERVGNANLFPVVAALELKYGKKVLPDGKLREMTRISHAIAEVVNLTPSTHQPYVGVSAFAHKAGLHASAIKVDPDLYQHIDPEQVGNTMRMLVSDMAGRASIELKGKELGIDLGGDRELVGRVVGRVKERELQGYTYEAADASFELLLRGEVEGKPLKYFSVESWRAIVEDRPDGSHANEATVKLFAKGERIVATAEGNGPVNALDRSLRVALEKIYPQLAKLDLVDYKVRILEGVHGTQSTTRVLISTSDGTGEWSTVGVGANVIAASWQALEDAYTYGLLRAGVEPAE, from the coding sequence ATGACCGCAACCAGCGAGCTCGACGATCAGTTCCACGTCTTCGACACCACCCTGCGCGACGGCGCTCAGCGTGAGGGCATCAACCTCACCGTCGCGGACAAGCTGGCCATCGCACGGCACCTGGACGACTTCGGCGTGGGCTTCATCGAGGGCGGCTGGCCCGGCGCCAACCCGCGGGACACGGAGTTCTTCGCCCGCGCCCGTCAGGAGATCGACTTCAAGCACGCCCAGCTCGTGGCCTTCGGCGCGACCCGCCGCGCGGGCGCCAAGGCGTCCGAGGACCCGCAGGTCAAGGCCCTCCTGGACTCGGGCGCCGAGGTGATCACCCTGGTCGCCAAGTCGCACGACCGGCACGTCGAACTGGCGCTCAGGACGACGCTGGACGAGAACCTGGAGATGGTCCGCGACTCGGTCTCCTTCCTGGTGTCGCAGGGCCGCCGCGTCTTCGTCGACTGCGAGCACTTCTTCGACGGCTACCGCGCCAACCCCGAGTACGCGAAGGCCGTCGTACGGGCCGCATCCGAGGCCGGCGCCTCCGTCGTCATCCTCTGCGACACCAACGGTGGCATGCTCCCGGCGCAGATCCAGGCCGTGGTCGCCACCGTCCTCGCCGACACCGGCGCCCGGCTCGGCATCCACACCCAGGACGACACGGGCTGCGCGGTCGCCAACACCCTGGCCGCCGTGGACGCGGGCGCGACCCACGTGCAGTGCACGGCGAACGGCTACGGCGAGCGGGTCGGCAACGCCAACCTCTTCCCGGTGGTCGCGGCCCTGGAGCTCAAGTACGGCAAGAAGGTCCTCCCCGACGGCAAGCTGCGCGAGATGACCCGTATCTCGCACGCCATCGCCGAGGTCGTGAACCTGACCCCCTCCACCCACCAGCCCTACGTCGGCGTCTCCGCCTTCGCCCACAAGGCGGGCCTGCACGCCTCCGCGATCAAGGTCGACCCGGACCTCTACCAGCACATCGACCCCGAGCAGGTCGGCAACACCATGCGGATGCTGGTCTCCGACATGGCGGGCCGCGCGTCCATCGAGCTCAAGGGCAAGGAACTCGGCATCGACCTGGGCGGCGACCGCGAGCTGGTCGGCCGGGTCGTGGGGCGCGTGAAGGAACGCGAACTCCAGGGCTACACGTACGAGGCCGCGGACGCCTCCTTCGAGCTGCTGCTGAGGGGCGAGGTCGAGGGCAAGCCCCTTAAGTACTTCTCGGTCGAGTCCTGGCGCGCGATCGTTGAGGACCGCCCCGACGGCAGCCACGCCAACGAGGCCACCGTGAAGCTCTTCGCCAAGGGGGAGCGCATCGTCGCCACGGCGGAGGGCAACGGCCCGGTCAACGCGCTGGACCGCTCCCTGCGTGTGGCCCTCGAAAAGATCTACCCCCAGCTCGCCAAGCTCGACCTCGTCGACTACAAGGTCCGCATCCTGGAGGGCGTGCACGGCACGCAGTCCACGACCCGCGTCCTGATCTCCACGTCGGACGGCACGGGGGAGTGGTCCACGGTGGGCGTCGGGGCGAACGTCATCGCCGCGTCCTGGCAGGCCCTGGAGGACGCGTACACCTACGGCCTGCTGCGCGCGGGCGTGGAGCCGGCGGAGTAA
- a CDS encoding DUF397 domain-containing protein, with protein sequence MSTALHWVKSSYSGSEGGNCIEVATEPSAVHVRDSKSIGPNLTVAPGTWAAFLALAAGSLDSVVGPQ encoded by the coding sequence ATGAGCACCGCACTCCACTGGGTCAAGTCCAGCTACAGCGGCAGCGAGGGCGGCAACTGCATCGAGGTCGCCACCGAGCCGTCCGCCGTCCACGTCCGTGACTCCAAGTCCATCGGCCCCAACCTCACCGTGGCGCCGGGCACTTGGGCCGCTTTCCTGGCGCTCGCGGCAGGTTCGCTCGACTCAGTTGTAGGACCGCAATAG
- a CDS encoding helix-turn-helix domain-containing protein, which yields MSKKVGSWQVVGSLVAHYRKHARLTQEQFAEAASVHVDTVGSIEQGRLALQPDRAEQFDELLGTKGALALLVERMPVREKVVQFAQSLVDHEQEAMSFLSYETQVVPGLLQTQEYCRAVVGYRYPALGSETAEQWVQSRMERQLVWQRERPPVGHFVIEESVLRRQVGGPDVMRDQIRQILEYTAPVHMGFQIMPEDRTPHACLDGPMVLLETPDFDRLVYLEVQRASFLLDDPDEVSDYHHKYGMLRSQALSPDESVRFLHGLLGDR from the coding sequence ATGTCGAAGAAGGTCGGTTCGTGGCAGGTGGTCGGCTCGCTCGTGGCGCACTATCGCAAGCACGCCCGTCTGACACAGGAACAGTTCGCCGAAGCGGCGAGCGTCCACGTCGACACGGTGGGGTCGATCGAGCAGGGAAGGCTGGCCCTGCAACCGGACCGGGCGGAACAGTTCGACGAACTGCTCGGCACGAAGGGCGCGTTGGCGTTGCTCGTGGAGCGGATGCCGGTGCGGGAGAAGGTGGTGCAGTTCGCGCAGTCGTTGGTGGATCATGAGCAGGAGGCCATGAGCTTCCTCTCGTACGAGACACAGGTGGTGCCGGGACTTCTTCAGACCCAGGAGTACTGCCGTGCGGTCGTCGGCTACCGGTATCCGGCCCTGGGGAGCGAGACCGCCGAGCAATGGGTGCAGTCCCGTATGGAACGGCAGTTGGTGTGGCAGCGGGAACGGCCACCCGTGGGCCATTTCGTCATCGAGGAGAGCGTCCTGCGCCGTCAGGTCGGTGGGCCGGACGTGATGCGGGACCAGATCCGCCAGATCCTGGAGTACACCGCCCCCGTCCACATGGGCTTCCAGATCATGCCCGAGGACCGCACCCCGCACGCCTGTCTCGACGGGCCCATGGTGCTGCTGGAAACACCCGACTTCGATCGCCTGGTCTACCTGGAAGTCCAGCGTGCGAGCTTCCTTCTGGACGATCCCGACGAGGTCAGCGACTATCACCACAAGTATGGAATGCTGCGGTCACAGGCCCTCTCGCCCGACGAGAGCGTGCGCTTCCTGCACGGATTGCTAGGAGACCGATGA
- a CDS encoding ATP-binding protein produces the protein MNSQPQLLHARTALYPRDRRSVAVARDLTRVTLTDWGLAQRSDDVLLCVSELATNALLHGVPPNRCFQLALSLATDGVLRVEVHDSGPGEIHPAHPFPSPDTERGSGLLLVAALADDWGVRERDPGKVVWCEFRGGGPS, from the coding sequence GTGAACAGCCAACCCCAACTCCTCCACGCCCGCACCGCCCTGTATCCCCGCGACCGCAGGTCAGTAGCCGTGGCCAGGGATCTCACCCGCGTCACCCTGACCGACTGGGGGCTGGCCCAGCGGAGCGACGACGTACTGCTCTGCGTGAGCGAGCTCGCCACCAACGCCCTCCTGCACGGCGTCCCGCCGAACCGCTGCTTTCAGCTCGCCCTGAGCCTCGCCACCGACGGAGTCCTCCGCGTCGAGGTCCACGACAGCGGTCCCGGCGAGATCCACCCCGCGCACCCCTTCCCGAGCCCGGACACCGAACGCGGTAGCGGCCTTCTCCTCGTCGCCGCGCTGGCCGACGACTGGGGCGTCCGTGAACGGGATCCGGGCAAAGTCGTCTGGTGTGAGTTCCGGGGCGGCGGGCCGTCTTGA
- a CDS encoding glycoside hydrolase family 3 N-terminal domain-containing protein — MRSVRRTALLASATLLAALVPLVSAQAQAADDPPPVPVDRFEGEVPFASQPAEGIFTWGSDNDDPPTLALTTRDDAPEGAKVLAGTYDISGYGGFTHDYAAAGPAHDWSARKGIRFWWEGQNNGKKVAFELKDGGANGEASELWTTSFTDDWTGWKQVEIPFTDFAYRTDYQPVGGIDHVLGLTEMWGYALTLPVGAPGRFAMDGVELYGKADQSLRASVTTDAPVYPVAQGRTATVKVTVATTGSAPLDEPVTVAYETPATGTADPGKDYTPVSGALTFPAGTASGTSQAIRVTTLKDKTASETAETVPLKLTVTGAKAPAETPQVVIDAHGLPYLNSKLPVKQRVADLLSRMSLAEKAGQMTQAERGAVGTGGDVASYDLGSLLSGGGSTPTPNTAEAWAKMIDSFQLRSQATRFQIPLIYGVDAVHGHNNLVGATVMPHNIGIGATRDPQLAERTGAVTAAEVRSTGVPWDFAPCLCVTRDERWGRSYESFGEDPALVESLETVIQGLQGARNGKDLSRDDKVLATAKHFVGDGGTAYGSSTTGTYTIDQGVTTVTRQQLDAVHLAPYKAAVERGVGTVMPSYSSLDIVGDGLGPVKMHARGDMINGVLKKKLGFDGFVISDWNGIDQIPGDYASDVRTSVNAGVDMVMAPYAYKDFHAALVAEVRAGRVSEKRIDDAVSRILTQKFKLGLFEKPYADTSGASAIGSAGHRAVAREAAAESQVLLKNSAGLLPLKKSQKVYVAGSNADDIGNQSGGWTVTWQGSSGAITPGTTVLEAMRKNSPALTYSKDASAPTAGYDVGVVVVGETPYAEGVGDVGNGHDLALSAADQAAVDKVCAAMKCAVLIVSGRPQLIGDRLGRIDALVASWLPGTEGDGVADVLYGRRAFTGQLPVTWPKSEAQLPINVGDPTYDPQFPYGWGLTTLTKVPDGGAKTLKALGLAAKAAERAGADRTGRALVEKARLIVQHKVRDMTAGVAAPFADADHLLLTGRYSEAVAKLTEAYRAA; from the coding sequence ATGCGTTCCGTACGAAGAACCGCCCTGCTCGCCTCGGCCACGCTCCTGGCGGCGTTGGTGCCGCTGGTGTCCGCCCAGGCGCAGGCCGCCGACGATCCGCCACCGGTCCCCGTCGACCGTTTCGAGGGTGAGGTGCCCTTCGCCTCCCAGCCCGCCGAGGGCATCTTCACCTGGGGCAGCGACAACGACGACCCGCCAACTCTCGCACTCACCACGAGAGATGACGCCCCCGAGGGAGCGAAGGTCCTCGCCGGGACCTACGACATCAGCGGCTACGGCGGCTTCACCCACGACTACGCCGCCGCCGGGCCCGCCCACGACTGGTCCGCCCGTAAGGGCATCCGTTTCTGGTGGGAGGGACAGAACAACGGCAAGAAGGTCGCCTTCGAGCTCAAGGACGGCGGCGCCAACGGCGAGGCCTCCGAGCTGTGGACGACCTCCTTCACCGATGACTGGACGGGCTGGAAGCAGGTCGAGATCCCCTTCACCGACTTCGCGTACCGCACCGACTACCAGCCCGTCGGCGGCATCGACCACGTCCTGGGGCTGACGGAGATGTGGGGGTACGCCCTCACCCTCCCTGTCGGCGCCCCGGGCCGGTTCGCCATGGACGGCGTCGAGTTGTACGGCAAGGCCGACCAGTCGCTGCGTGCGAGCGTCACCACCGACGCCCCCGTCTACCCGGTCGCGCAGGGCAGGACCGCCACCGTCAAGGTCACCGTCGCCACCACCGGCTCCGCCCCGCTCGACGAACCCGTGACCGTCGCCTACGAGACGCCGGCCACCGGTACCGCCGACCCCGGCAAGGACTACACCCCGGTCTCCGGCGCCCTCACCTTCCCCGCCGGTACCGCCTCCGGCACATCGCAGGCCATCCGGGTCACCACCCTGAAGGACAAGACGGCCTCCGAGACCGCCGAGACCGTCCCCCTCAAGCTCACCGTCACCGGCGCCAAGGCGCCCGCCGAGACCCCGCAGGTCGTCATCGACGCGCACGGGCTGCCGTATCTGAACAGCAAGCTCCCCGTGAAGCAGCGCGTCGCCGACCTCCTCTCGCGGATGAGCCTCGCGGAGAAGGCCGGTCAGATGACCCAGGCCGAACGCGGAGCCGTCGGCACCGGAGGCGACGTCGCCTCCTACGACCTCGGCTCGCTGCTCTCCGGCGGCGGTTCCACTCCCACGCCCAACACCGCCGAGGCCTGGGCGAAGATGATCGACTCCTTCCAACTCCGGTCTCAGGCAACGCGGTTCCAGATCCCCCTCATCTACGGCGTCGACGCCGTCCACGGCCACAACAACCTGGTCGGCGCCACCGTCATGCCGCACAACATCGGCATCGGGGCCACCCGGGACCCCCAACTCGCCGAGCGGACAGGGGCCGTGACGGCCGCCGAGGTCCGATCCACCGGCGTCCCCTGGGACTTCGCGCCCTGCCTCTGCGTCACCCGTGACGAACGCTGGGGACGTTCCTACGAGTCCTTCGGTGAGGACCCTGCCCTCGTCGAGTCCCTGGAGACGGTCATCCAGGGCCTCCAAGGTGCCCGCAACGGGAAGGACTTGAGCCGCGACGACAAGGTCCTCGCCACCGCCAAGCACTTCGTCGGCGACGGCGGCACCGCGTACGGCTCCTCCACCACCGGCACCTACACCATCGACCAGGGCGTCACCACCGTCACCCGGCAGCAGCTCGACGCCGTCCACCTGGCGCCGTACAAGGCGGCGGTCGAGCGTGGCGTCGGCACGGTCATGCCGTCGTACTCCTCGCTCGACATCGTCGGCGACGGCCTCGGCCCGGTGAAGATGCACGCCCGCGGCGACATGATCAACGGCGTCCTCAAGAAGAAGCTCGGCTTCGACGGGTTCGTCATCAGCGACTGGAACGGCATCGACCAGATCCCCGGCGACTACGCGAGCGACGTCCGCACCTCCGTCAACGCCGGGGTCGACATGGTGATGGCCCCGTACGCCTACAAGGACTTCCACGCCGCGCTCGTGGCGGAGGTGCGGGCCGGGCGCGTCAGCGAGAAGCGGATCGACGACGCCGTATCCCGCATCCTCACGCAGAAGTTCAAGCTCGGGCTCTTCGAGAAGCCGTACGCCGACACGAGCGGTGCCTCGGCCATCGGTTCCGCCGGACACCGGGCCGTGGCCCGCGAGGCGGCCGCCGAGTCGCAGGTGCTGCTGAAGAACAGCGCCGGTCTTCTGCCGCTGAAGAAGTCGCAGAAGGTGTACGTGGCCGGGTCCAACGCCGACGACATCGGCAACCAGAGCGGCGGCTGGACCGTCACCTGGCAGGGCTCGTCCGGCGCGATCACCCCCGGCACGACCGTCCTGGAGGCGATGCGTAAGAACTCCCCGGCGCTGACGTACTCCAAGGACGCCTCCGCCCCGACCGCCGGCTACGACGTCGGCGTGGTCGTCGTCGGCGAGACGCCGTACGCCGAGGGCGTCGGAGACGTCGGCAACGGCCACGACCTGGCGCTGTCCGCCGCCGACCAGGCCGCCGTCGACAAGGTGTGCGCGGCGATGAAGTGCGCGGTGCTGATCGTCTCCGGGCGGCCGCAGCTCATCGGCGACCGGCTCGGCCGGATCGATGCCCTGGTCGCCTCCTGGCTGCCGGGCACCGAGGGCGACGGAGTCGCGGACGTCCTGTACGGCAGGCGGGCCTTCACCGGCCAACTCCCCGTCACCTGGCCGAAGTCGGAGGCCCAGCTGCCGATCAACGTCGGCGACCCGACGTACGACCCGCAGTTCCCGTACGGCTGGGGCCTGACCACGCTCACCAAGGTTCCCGACGGCGGGGCCAAGACACTCAAGGCGCTCGGCCTCGCCGCGAAGGCGGCCGAACGGGCCGGGGCCGACCGGACGGGCCGCGCGCTCGTGGAGAAGGCCCGGCTGATCGTCCAGCACAAGGTCCGGGACATGACGGCCGGCGTCGCCGCGCCCTTCGCCGACGCCGATCACCTCCTGCTGACCGGACGCTACTCAGAGGCGGTGGCGAAGCTGACGGAGGCCTACCGGGCCGCCTGA